TGGACCCGTCAAAACGGCCTCTTCTCCACTGAGCGCGGAGCGCTGACCGCCCGCAGGGTAGTTTTCTCCGGCGGAGTGTTGGGAACCGTCCGCCTGCTCATGGAATGCAAGGAGAGAGGGGCTCTTCCGCATATCTCAGACGAGCTCGGCAACATCGTGCGCACCAACTCGGAAGCCCTCCTCGGCATGACCTCACGTAGCCGGAAGGACCTTTCCGAGGGCATCGCCATCGCTGCCAAGGTCGAGATCGACGATCAGACGCATTTCGAATGCGTACGATTCTCCAAGGGTTCCGATGTCATGCTCCTTCTGGGAACACCCCTCACCGACGGCGGCCCGGGCATGCCCCGCCAGCTCAAATGGCTCGGCAATATCTTCCGGCACCCGATTGATTTTCTCCGTATTCTCAAGCCGTGGGGCAAGGCGGAGACCGGCACCGTTCTGATGGCCATGCAGACCGCCGACAATCACACGCGGCTGGTCCGCAAGCGGCAGATCCTGTGGCCATTCAGCCGAACCCTCACCACCCAGCCAGACACCAGCCAACCCGGTATTCCTTCGTACATACCGGTGGCCAACGAGATAGCCCGTGAGGTGGCCAAAGACCTCGATGCGATTCCCCAATCGACCTATAACGAGGTTCTCCTGGATACCTCATCGACCGCCCACATTCTCGGAGGCTGCGGAATAGGTAGCGGCCCGGAGAACGGAGTCATCGACTCCTCGGGACGCGTTTTCGGCCATGCAGGCCTGTACGTCATGGATGGATCCATGATCGGCGCCAATCTCGGTGTCAACCCGTCACTGACCATCACCGCGCTCGCGGAGCACGTGTGTTCGAGGATACCCGCGAAAGGCGTTTGAACGTAAAACGTTCAACGTTCTAAGGTGTTGACGATTCAACGTTCGAACGGTGGTGGTATACCATCCACCCTCATGAAACCTACAGGATCCGTCGCAGCAATCTTCGAACGGCAGTGGCTGCACATCCTGTTTCTGGTCATCGCCCTGCCAGTGCTGTGGCTGATGGCCATGAACTGCGGCTGCTTCCATCGCGGCGAGCTGTGGGGTGTCAGCACCTGGAACTGGTTCTGGATCGCGATCGAGATCCCGATCTTGCATCAGGTCTTCGTCTGGTTCTGCTGGCGCACCGAGCTCCATCGGGGCCTCCTGAGCCGGCTTTTCGGCGAGCATGCGTTCGCGATCTATGCGGCGGTCTTTGCCATATTGCTACTCGGCCGTTTGCTCGTGGTCACGGCCCTCGCCATCGCCTCGCAGGAGACTCTTCCCGTCAACCAGAATCTGCTCAAGGTCGCGGCCGTAGCCGTCGCCACTCCAGTGGTCTACCTCGTGTACTCGGTGATCCGGTACTTCGGCATTCTGCGAGCGTTCGGCAAGGATCATTTCGACCGGAGCTACCGATCGCGGCCGCTTGTCCGCCGGGGAATCTTTCGTCTCACGTCCAACGGGATGTACACCTTTGGAATGTTGATTCTCTATGTTCCGGCTCTATGGTTGGCTTCCCGACCCGCGCTGGTGGCAGCGGTCTTCGCCCATCTCTATATCTGGGTCCACTTCGTCACGACCGAGTTGCCGGACATGCGGCGCATCTACCGCGACCCACCACCTCCGTGACGGCAACGATCGACGTCCGCAGAGCGCGCCGATTGGCCCTGTGCCGCGCCGGGCTGCTCAAGCCGGAGTGGACCGGCATGCCGCGACGTGCTTCCGGGCGCGGCAAGCGGGCGCGGGAGGCGGCCCGTCGGATCATCGCCCGATTTGGCTACCTCCAGCTCGATACCGTATCGGTCGCCGGCGCGCGCAGCCACTCGATCGTGCTCCACTCGAGACTCGAGGCGTTCGAGACCCCTTTCGCGGAGGAGCTGCTCCAACCCGGCGCGCCCATCTTCGAGTACTGGGGGCACGAGGCGAGCTGGATTCCGATCGAGCTCTACCCGACGTTCGGCTTCCGCCGCGACGAGTTCGCACGCACTCCGCCGTGGTGGGGCGACCTGGTCGGCGACAATCCCGAGGTGGCCGAGGATCTCAGGCGCCGTATCCGAGAAGAAGGGCCACTTCGCTCCCTCGAAATGGAGGGGTGCGGCGGCCAGGGTTGGTGGGACCTCAAGTTGGCCAAGAAGGTCGCTTGGGCGATGTGGTCCTCGGGTGAGCTCGCGATTCGCGAACGAGTGAACTTCCAACGCACCTATGATTTCGCCGAAAGGGTGGTTCCGGAACGCTGGCGCCGGCAGAGGGTGAACAAAGAGACGGCGATCGAAATCCTCGTTCTCCGCGCCCTCGCCGGCCACGGCTGGGCAGCGACCGGTACGATCGCCCAGACCTTTCGGCTCCCCCAGAAGGACGTCGTCCCGGCCCTCGAGCGACTTGTCTCCTCGGGCGACGTGGTTCGGTGCGCCGTGCAGGTGGACCACGGACGAGCGAGTCGCGGATGGATTCGGCCCGCCGATCTCGAGCTCGCCTCGAGGTTGGAAACTGTCCGTCCGCGAAAGGACCGCGGAGTTCTGCTCTCACCTTTCGACCCGGTCCTCTGGGACCGCAAACGCGTCCAATTGCTCTTCAGTTTCCACCAGATGCTCGAGATCTTCAAACCGGCCGCCAAGAGGATCTACGGCTACTACTGTCTTCCGGTGCTGGCCGGGGAACGCCTGGTCGCGCGCTACGACCTGAAAGCGAAGCGCAAGGAAGGAACGCTCGAAATCCTGTCCCTGCATTACGAAGGCGACGATCCAGCCAAACCGGCCACGCCAGACGCCGGCGAAGCTGCGCGCACCGCGCTCGACCGGTATGCACAATCTGTCGGTCTGGAGGTCGGGTCCTCGACTCCGCAATGACCCTCCCGCACGCTTTTCGATCGATGAGGCTTCGCCCGGCTGCCGCCAACCTTGTCGATGAACGACTCAGCTCCCGATTGAGCTCGACCAGCGGCCGGCATCGCCCGATTCGAAGGGGTCGGTGAATATCGAGCTCGGGCTGACGAATCTGTAAAGTGTGCCGTCGTCGACGTCGGTCAGGTAGAGTTCCCCCCCGTCGTCTTCACCAAAGGACGAAAGCCCGAAGCCAATTGCCGTCCAATCGTTCGCCAACCACCCGCCAGAGTCCTCGGCGAACCAGATCCTCCCCGAACAGTAGTCGCCGAACACGTACATTCCGTGGAGGCCCGGAATATCTCCGCGGTAGACGAAGCCGCCGGTCACCGAACATTCCGGTGAATGCCCGTAAACCAGGATCGGCGGGGTCAGCGGTTGCCCGTCGCAGGGGTTGAAGTTCGGCGTTTGATCTCCCTCCATGCAACTCCAACCGTAGTTCTCCCCGCCTCCGCTCGCGGCCGGCTGGAGGTCCACCTCCTCCACGTTGTTCTGTCCGACATCTCCGATATAGAGGTCGCCTGTTGAGCGATCGAAGCTCATCCGCCACGGGTTCCGCAGGCCGTACGCCCAGATCTCGTCGAGCGCATTCACGTCGCCGACGAACGGATTGTCCGGCGGAATGCCGTAGAGGCCGCCCGATGTGACATCGATCCGCAGAATCTTTCCAAGCAATGTGTCCAGGCTCTGGGCGCGATCGAAGGGGTCACCGGAGCCCCCGCCGTCCCCGGTTGCGACGTACAGGTAGCCGTCGGGTCCGAATCGGATGTCACCACCGTTGTGGTTGTTGGCGTCCTGAGCGAACGAGAGCAGGACCGTCTCGCTGGCCGCATCGGCGACGTTTGCGTTGGTTCCGGAGACCTCGAAGCGGGATATCCGCGTCACATCGGATCCCGGACCAGGGTCATGGGTGTAGTTGACGTAGAAATACCCGTTGCTAGCGAAGTCCGGATCGAACGCGAGACCGAGGAGCCCCTGCTCATTGGTAGATGAGTCGACCTTGGAGGTGATGTCGAGAAAGGTCCCAATTCCGACGATTTCAATCGTGCCGTCTTGCTCGACCACGAAAAGCCTCCCCGAACCGTCTCCAGCTCCGGTCACCCCGACCGGTCGATTGAAGCCGCTATCCACCAGCTGCAGACCAAGATCGTCGGGTGGATCACCGCCATAGAGGTATCCCGTCCCTCCGGTCACGGCACAGGCGGATGCCGCCAACACGAGGGCGACTCGATACCCGTTCCGAAATCGCTTCGGCATTCTTCACCTCCTACTCAAGAGGTAGAATTGAAATCGGATATCAATTCATTCCGGCGCGGCGGCCCGAATCGCCATCTCCTCCGCTCGCCATCTGCGCAGCCGGAGGGGAGTGCGGGTTAGAATCAATCCACGAGATGAACGCAGCATCGATGACCCGCAAAGACCGCCTCCACGAGATCATCTTCGAGGCCGACACGCCGGCCGGCAAGGCCTTCGACGTCGCGCTGCTATTGCTCATCATCTTGAGCGTGATCTCGGTCATGCTCGAAAGCGTGCCCTCGGTTGCGGCCCGATACGGCCCCCAACTGCGCGCCTTCGAATGGATCGTCACTGTTTTGTTTACAATCGAGTACCTGCTGCGGCTGTACTGCGTCGGCAAACCCTGGCGGTACGCCCGAAGCTTCTTCGGAATCGTCGACCTCCTGGCGATCCTCCCGAGCTACCTCAGCCTCATCATCCCGGGCGCCCAATCACTCCTGGTGATCCGCGCCCTCCGACTTCTTCGCGTCTTCAGGGTGCTCAAGCTCGCGCACTTCGTGGGCGAGGCCAAGGATCTCACCGCCGCCCTGCGCGCAAGCGCACGTAAAATCATCGTGTTCCTCGGCGCTGTCCTGACCATCGTCATCATCGTCGGATCGATGATGTACCTCATCGAAGGCGAGGCCAACGGATTCGTCAGCATCCCGACCTCGATTTACTGGGCCATCGTCACCATGACTACCGTCGGCTACGGTGACATTGCCCCGCAAACCCCTCTCGGCAAGATCCTCGCGTCGATCATCATGATCATGGGATACGGCATCATCGCGGTGCCGACGGGCATCGTGTCGGTAGAACTCGCAGGCGCGGTCAGGGGCAAGGTGTCCACCCAAGCCTGCCCCGACTGCGGGGCGGGCCAACACGACAGCGACGCGGTGCACTGCAAGTTCTGCGGCGCGAGGCTCTGACGCCCCTGCGATGAGAAAGGGCGGCCCCTTCCGCGCGTTGTCTGAAACAAACTTTCTCGTGAATGCCGTGATCGGAGGCCTTCTCACCTTGCACGTGATTATAAGGAGAGGGTTGCCACAGTGAAAGGAGTCGCATCATGAGATACATGCTGTGCCGCAACCGCGTGCGGGACTATCGCACATGGCGAGAGGTATTCGACTCGCACGCCGCCGTCCAGCGAGAAGCCGGAATGAGAGTCGTCCACATCTGGCGGGCGGTCGACGAGCCGAACAATGTCTTCTTTCTCTTCGAAATAGACGACATCGAGGCGGTGCATGCGTTCATGAGTGAGCCCGCAGCCGCTCAGGGCCGTACGGACGCCGGTGTCGTTGATGGCGAATACCATTTCCTCGAGTCTGGAGGAGAGGTTCCGTGAAGATCGACGCCCGGTCCGTCACGCCGTTCAACTTCGAGGGCCTCGAGATCCGCGATTACACGGGCGACCGGAGCTGCGCCTCGTCGGTGGCCGAGATCACGGTCCCTGCCGGCACCCGGCACCGACGTGCGTGGTCGAAGAGATCGGACAAGTTCTATTTCGGGCTGCAGGGAACGCTTGCGTTCCGAGTCGAAGACCAGACCGTCCGCCTCGCCGCCGGCGATCTCTGTGTCGTCCGCAAGGGAGAGAAGTTCAGCTACCAGAATGAAAACGACGAGCCAGCCCGGATACTCCTCGTCCACACGCCGAGCTTCGACCTCGAGCAAGAGGTATTCGAGGAGGAACCAGGCTCGAGATCCGAGTGAACGAGCCAATTGCTGCCGATCAACGGAGGGTCAATTGAGGATCGAATATCAACCGATTGGATTCGTTCGCAGCCCGCACCAAACCGCCTGCGGAACCCCGATTCAGCCGTCGCGTGCTCAAGGCATCGAGGGCTCGGTCGAGATTGCGGAACAGTATGTCGACGGGCTGGCCGACCTCGACGGCTTCTCGCACATCATTCTGATCTGTCATCTCCACAAGGCCTCTTCATTCAAGCTCAAGGTCGTACCGTACCTGGACACCGAACTGCGCGGCCTCTTCGCCACCCGCGCTCCGTCACGACCCAACCCGATCGGGCTCTCCATCGTACGACTGCTGGGAATCGAAGGCTCCACCCTGCGGATCGAGGGCGTCGATCTCCTCGACGGCACGCCCGTGCTCGACGTCAAGCCCTTCGTCAGAGAATTCGACGGCGAAACCGAGATCCGTTGCGGATGGCTGGACGAAGTCAAAAACCGAAGGGCGGTCGCGGACGAGAGATTTGAAAAATAGACTGCCCTCGACGCGAAACGCGGTAGGATCGCTCCCATGAAGAACGACGCGATACAGGACCACTACCCCGACGACCTCGCCCACTGTTACGGTTGCGGTCGGCTCAACCAACGCGGCCACCGGATCAAGAGTTACTGGGAAGGAGACGAGACGGTCGCCCACTTCACACCCGAGCCGTACCACATTGCGATACCGGGCTATGTCTACGGCGGTCTCAT
Above is a window of Acidobacteriota bacterium DNA encoding:
- a CDS encoding PQQ-dependent sugar dehydrogenase, which gives rise to MPKRFRNGYRVALVLAASACAVTGGTGYLYGGDPPDDLGLQLVDSGFNRPVGVTGAGDGSGRLFVVEQDGTIEIVGIGTFLDITSKVDSSTNEQGLLGLAFDPDFASNGYFYVNYTHDPGPGSDVTRISRFEVSGTNANVADAASETVLLSFAQDANNHNGGDIRFGPDGYLYVATGDGGGSGDPFDRAQSLDTLLGKILRIDVTSGGLYGIPPDNPFVGDVNALDEIWAYGLRNPWRMSFDRSTGDLYIGDVGQNNVEEVDLQPAASGGGENYGWSCMEGDQTPNFNPCDGQPLTPPILVYGHSPECSVTGGFVYRGDIPGLHGMYVFGDYCSGRIWFAEDSGGWLANDWTAIGFGLSSFGEDDGGELYLTDVDDGTLYRFVSPSSIFTDPFESGDAGRWSSSIGS
- a CDS encoding cupin domain-containing protein, which gives rise to MKIDARSVTPFNFEGLEIRDYTGDRSCASSVAEITVPAGTRHRRAWSKRSDKFYFGLQGTLAFRVEDQTVRLAAGDLCVVRKGEKFSYQNENDEPARILLVHTPSFDLEQEVFEEEPGSRSE
- the tsaA gene encoding tRNA (N6-threonylcarbamoyladenosine(37)-N6)-methyltransferase TrmO; translated protein: MRIEYQPIGFVRSPHQTACGTPIQPSRAQGIEGSVEIAEQYVDGLADLDGFSHIILICHLHKASSFKLKVVPYLDTELRGLFATRAPSRPNPIGLSIVRLLGIEGSTLRIEGVDLLDGTPVLDVKPFVREFDGETEIRCGWLDEVKNRRAVADERFEK
- a CDS encoding phosphatidylethanolamine N-methyltransferase family protein; this translates as MKPTGSVAAIFERQWLHILFLVIALPVLWLMAMNCGCFHRGELWGVSTWNWFWIAIEIPILHQVFVWFCWRTELHRGLLSRLFGEHAFAIYAAVFAILLLGRLLVVTALAIASQETLPVNQNLLKVAAVAVATPVVYLVYSVIRYFGILRAFGKDHFDRSYRSRPLVRRGIFRLTSNGMYTFGMLILYVPALWLASRPALVAAVFAHLYIWVHFVTTELPDMRRIYRDPPPP
- a CDS encoding ion transporter, which encodes MNAASMTRKDRLHEIIFEADTPAGKAFDVALLLLIILSVISVMLESVPSVAARYGPQLRAFEWIVTVLFTIEYLLRLYCVGKPWRYARSFFGIVDLLAILPSYLSLIIPGAQSLLVIRALRLLRVFRVLKLAHFVGEAKDLTAALRASARKIIVFLGAVLTIVIIVGSMMYLIEGEANGFVSIPTSIYWAIVTMTTVGYGDIAPQTPLGKILASIIMIMGYGIIAVPTGIVSVELAGAVRGKVSTQACPDCGAGQHDSDAVHCKFCGARL
- a CDS encoding GMC family oxidoreductase N-terminal domain-containing protein yields the protein MDQTSSQIAADFDTDFAVVGSGFGGSVAAHRLTEKGYSVTVFEKGRRWRPEEFPNTNWNIRKSFWLPKIGCRGIFGLRLLREALVLHGVGVGGGSLVYANTLFDAPDTVWDDPQWKGLEDWRAIMPEHYDTARRMLGVTENPKLGPADKALRRAAARRGRAHTFQNTPVGVFFGEPEVTVPDPYFDGAGPDRTGCTFCGGCMVGCRPGAKNTLDKNYLYLAEKNGARVVADTRVDLVEALTTGGYRLRWTRQNGLFSTERGALTARRVVFSGGVLGTVRLLMECKERGALPHISDELGNIVRTNSEALLGMTSRSRKDLSEGIAIAAKVEIDDQTHFECVRFSKGSDVMLLLGTPLTDGGPGMPRQLKWLGNIFRHPIDFLRILKPWGKAETGTVLMAMQTADNHTRLVRKRQILWPFSRTLTTQPDTSQPGIPSYIPVANEIAREVAKDLDAIPQSTYNEVLLDTSSTAHILGGCGIGSGPENGVIDSSGRVFGHAGLYVMDGSMIGANLGVNPSLTITALAEHVCSRIPAKGV
- a CDS encoding winged helix DNA-binding domain-containing protein, with protein sequence MTATIDVRRARRLALCRAGLLKPEWTGMPRRASGRGKRAREAARRIIARFGYLQLDTVSVAGARSHSIVLHSRLEAFETPFAEELLQPGAPIFEYWGHEASWIPIELYPTFGFRRDEFARTPPWWGDLVGDNPEVAEDLRRRIREEGPLRSLEMEGCGGQGWWDLKLAKKVAWAMWSSGELAIRERVNFQRTYDFAERVVPERWRRQRVNKETAIEILVLRALAGHGWAATGTIAQTFRLPQKDVVPALERLVSSGDVVRCAVQVDHGRASRGWIRPADLELASRLETVRPRKDRGVLLSPFDPVLWDRKRVQLLFSFHQMLEIFKPAAKRIYGYYCLPVLAGERLVARYDLKAKRKEGTLEILSLHYEGDDPAKPATPDAGEAARTALDRYAQSVGLEVGSSTPQ